In Silene latifolia isolate original U9 population chromosome X, ASM4854445v1, whole genome shotgun sequence, the following proteins share a genomic window:
- the LOC141619204 gene encoding protein TIFY 4B isoform X6 → MNGGATATTTTSPAVKSILYKPVYDLTEDDISQLTREDCRRFLKEKGMRRPSWNKSQAIQQVISLKSLLDPSPAFAAVKTANYAVTDRSPAEIEESVTEDGEDRCPNQHEGPEGLDFLRKGECRADDIQHDTDRCKNPPDLQVDQITIFYSGKVNVSDGIPVDKACSIMHLAASPIQFCQDEPSDENLPNANACQQPNSNVKLNLATPDAPSFQSMLADVEGQTNRQVSLRRYLDKRKDRGKFKMKRKIGTSSCPDMYLNHHLKSPVIIRQSSESNTSTTSQLGVPHTVIETKQNPLKNFGLSVDLNDKA, encoded by the exons ATGAACGGCGGCGCCACCGCCACTACAACGACGTCGCCGGCCGTCAAATCCATCCTCTACAAACCGGTATACGATCTCACAGAAGACGACATTTCTCAACTCACTCGCGAAGATTGCCGTCGTTTTCTCAAAGAAAAAG GTATGAGACGACCTTCGTGGAACAAATCTCAGGCGATTCAACAAGTTATTTCTCTTAAATCGCTGCTTGATCCTTCTCCAGCTTTCGCCGCTGTCAAAACCGCTAATTATGCTGTTACT GATCGAAGTCCAGCTGAAATAGAAGAGTCAGTGACAGAGGATGGGGAGGACAGATGTCCGAATCAGCACGAAGGGCCAGAAGGTTTGGACTTTTTGAGAAAAGGGGAGTGTCGTGCTGATGACATCCAACACGATACCGACAG ATGCAAAAATCCACCCGATTTACAAGTTGATCAAATAACAATTTTCTATAGTGGCAAGGTCAATGTTAGTGACGGAATCCCTGTTGATAAG GCATGTTCGATAATGCATCTGGCAGCTAGCCCTATTCAGTTTTGTCAGGATGAGCCAAGTGATGAGAATCTTCCAAATGCGAACGCATGTCAACAACCTAATTCAAATGTTAAACTTAATTTGGCTACTCCAGATGCACCAAGTTTCCAGTCCATGCTAGCAG ATGTTGAAGGCCAGACAAACAGACAGGTCTCATTGCGGAGATACTTAGACAAGAGAAAAGATAG GGGGAAATTCAAGATGAAGAGGAAAATTGGAACTTCTTCTTGCCCGGACATGTACTTGAACCATCATCTGAAGTCACCAGTTATTATCAGACAGAGTTCTGAGAGCAATACTAGTACTACAAGCCAACTTGGGGTTCCACATACAGTAATTGAGACGAAGCAAAATCCTCTGAAGAATTTCGGTCTTTCTGTTGATCTGAACGACAAAG CTTAA
- the LOC141619204 gene encoding protein TIFY 4B isoform X5 — protein MNGGATATTTTSPAVKSILYKPVYDLTEDDISQLTREDCRRFLKEKGMRRPSWNKSQAIQQVISLKSLLDPSPAFAAVKTANYAVTDRSPAEIEESVTEDGEDRCPNQHEGPEGLDFLRKGECRADDIQHDTDRCKNPPDLQVDQITIFYSGKVNVSDGIPVDKQACSIMHLAASPIQFCQDEPSDENLPNANACQQPNSNVKLNLATPDAPSFQSMLADVEGQTNRQVSLRRYLDKRKDRGKFKMKRKIGTSSCPDMYLNHHLKSPVIIRQSSESNTSTTSQLGVPHTVIETKQNPLKNFGLSVDLNDKA, from the exons ATGAACGGCGGCGCCACCGCCACTACAACGACGTCGCCGGCCGTCAAATCCATCCTCTACAAACCGGTATACGATCTCACAGAAGACGACATTTCTCAACTCACTCGCGAAGATTGCCGTCGTTTTCTCAAAGAAAAAG GTATGAGACGACCTTCGTGGAACAAATCTCAGGCGATTCAACAAGTTATTTCTCTTAAATCGCTGCTTGATCCTTCTCCAGCTTTCGCCGCTGTCAAAACCGCTAATTATGCTGTTACT GATCGAAGTCCAGCTGAAATAGAAGAGTCAGTGACAGAGGATGGGGAGGACAGATGTCCGAATCAGCACGAAGGGCCAGAAGGTTTGGACTTTTTGAGAAAAGGGGAGTGTCGTGCTGATGACATCCAACACGATACCGACAG ATGCAAAAATCCACCCGATTTACAAGTTGATCAAATAACAATTTTCTATAGTGGCAAGGTCAATGTTAGTGACGGAATCCCTGTTGATAAG CAGGCATGTTCGATAATGCATCTGGCAGCTAGCCCTATTCAGTTTTGTCAGGATGAGCCAAGTGATGAGAATCTTCCAAATGCGAACGCATGTCAACAACCTAATTCAAATGTTAAACTTAATTTGGCTACTCCAGATGCACCAAGTTTCCAGTCCATGCTAGCAG ATGTTGAAGGCCAGACAAACAGACAGGTCTCATTGCGGAGATACTTAGACAAGAGAAAAGATAG GGGGAAATTCAAGATGAAGAGGAAAATTGGAACTTCTTCTTGCCCGGACATGTACTTGAACCATCATCTGAAGTCACCAGTTATTATCAGACAGAGTTCTGAGAGCAATACTAGTACTACAAGCCAACTTGGGGTTCCACATACAGTAATTGAGACGAAGCAAAATCCTCTGAAGAATTTCGGTCTTTCTGTTGATCTGAACGACAAAG CTTAA
- the LOC141619204 gene encoding protein TIFY 4B isoform X3: MNGGATATTTTSPAVKSILYKPVYDLTEDDISQLTREDCRRFLKEKGMRRPSWNKSQAIQQVISLKSLLDPSPAFAAVKTANYAVTVNSNTSCSVKDRSPAEIEESVTEDGEDRCPNQHEGPEGLDFLRKGECRADDIQHDTDRCKNPPDLQVDQITIFYSGKVNVSDGIPVDKACSIMHLAASPIQFCQDEPSDENLPNANACQQPNSNVKLNLATPDAPSFQSMLADVEGQTNRQVSLRRYLDKRKDRGKFKMKRKIGTSSCPDMYLNHHLKSPVIIRQSSESNTSTTSQLGVPHTVIETKQNPLKNFGLSVDLNDKA, translated from the exons ATGAACGGCGGCGCCACCGCCACTACAACGACGTCGCCGGCCGTCAAATCCATCCTCTACAAACCGGTATACGATCTCACAGAAGACGACATTTCTCAACTCACTCGCGAAGATTGCCGTCGTTTTCTCAAAGAAAAAG GTATGAGACGACCTTCGTGGAACAAATCTCAGGCGATTCAACAAGTTATTTCTCTTAAATCGCTGCTTGATCCTTCTCCAGCTTTCGCCGCTGTCAAAACCGCTAATTATGCTGTTACT GTGAATTCTAATACATCTTGCTCGGTAAAGGATCGAAGTCCAGCTGAAATAGAAGAGTCAGTGACAGAGGATGGGGAGGACAGATGTCCGAATCAGCACGAAGGGCCAGAAGGTTTGGACTTTTTGAGAAAAGGGGAGTGTCGTGCTGATGACATCCAACACGATACCGACAG ATGCAAAAATCCACCCGATTTACAAGTTGATCAAATAACAATTTTCTATAGTGGCAAGGTCAATGTTAGTGACGGAATCCCTGTTGATAAG GCATGTTCGATAATGCATCTGGCAGCTAGCCCTATTCAGTTTTGTCAGGATGAGCCAAGTGATGAGAATCTTCCAAATGCGAACGCATGTCAACAACCTAATTCAAATGTTAAACTTAATTTGGCTACTCCAGATGCACCAAGTTTCCAGTCCATGCTAGCAG ATGTTGAAGGCCAGACAAACAGACAGGTCTCATTGCGGAGATACTTAGACAAGAGAAAAGATAG GGGGAAATTCAAGATGAAGAGGAAAATTGGAACTTCTTCTTGCCCGGACATGTACTTGAACCATCATCTGAAGTCACCAGTTATTATCAGACAGAGTTCTGAGAGCAATACTAGTACTACAAGCCAACTTGGGGTTCCACATACAGTAATTGAGACGAAGCAAAATCCTCTGAAGAATTTCGGTCTTTCTGTTGATCTGAACGACAAAG CTTAA
- the LOC141619204 gene encoding protein TIFY 4B isoform X1 has product MNGGATATTTTSPAVKSILYKPVYDLTEDDISQLTREDCRRFLKEKGMRRPSWNKSQAIQQVISLKSLLDPSPAFAAVKTANYAVTVNSNTSCSVKDRSPAEIEESVTEDGEDRCPNQHEGPEGLDFLRKGECRADDIQHDTDRCKNPPDLQVDQITIFYSGKVNVSDGIPVDKQACSIMHLAASPIQFCQDEPSDENLPNANACQQPNSNVKLNLATPDAPSFQSMLADVEGQTNRQVSLRRYLDKRKDRGKFKMKRKIGTSSCPDMYLNHHLKSPVIIRQSSESNTSTTSQLGVPHTVIETKQNPLKNFGLSVDLNDKA; this is encoded by the exons ATGAACGGCGGCGCCACCGCCACTACAACGACGTCGCCGGCCGTCAAATCCATCCTCTACAAACCGGTATACGATCTCACAGAAGACGACATTTCTCAACTCACTCGCGAAGATTGCCGTCGTTTTCTCAAAGAAAAAG GTATGAGACGACCTTCGTGGAACAAATCTCAGGCGATTCAACAAGTTATTTCTCTTAAATCGCTGCTTGATCCTTCTCCAGCTTTCGCCGCTGTCAAAACCGCTAATTATGCTGTTACT GTGAATTCTAATACATCTTGCTCGGTAAAGGATCGAAGTCCAGCTGAAATAGAAGAGTCAGTGACAGAGGATGGGGAGGACAGATGTCCGAATCAGCACGAAGGGCCAGAAGGTTTGGACTTTTTGAGAAAAGGGGAGTGTCGTGCTGATGACATCCAACACGATACCGACAG ATGCAAAAATCCACCCGATTTACAAGTTGATCAAATAACAATTTTCTATAGTGGCAAGGTCAATGTTAGTGACGGAATCCCTGTTGATAAG CAGGCATGTTCGATAATGCATCTGGCAGCTAGCCCTATTCAGTTTTGTCAGGATGAGCCAAGTGATGAGAATCTTCCAAATGCGAACGCATGTCAACAACCTAATTCAAATGTTAAACTTAATTTGGCTACTCCAGATGCACCAAGTTTCCAGTCCATGCTAGCAG ATGTTGAAGGCCAGACAAACAGACAGGTCTCATTGCGGAGATACTTAGACAAGAGAAAAGATAG GGGGAAATTCAAGATGAAGAGGAAAATTGGAACTTCTTCTTGCCCGGACATGTACTTGAACCATCATCTGAAGTCACCAGTTATTATCAGACAGAGTTCTGAGAGCAATACTAGTACTACAAGCCAACTTGGGGTTCCACATACAGTAATTGAGACGAAGCAAAATCCTCTGAAGAATTTCGGTCTTTCTGTTGATCTGAACGACAAAG CTTAA
- the LOC141619204 gene encoding protein TIFY 4B isoform X7 — translation MLKSLLLDSSLAFAAVKTANYAVTVNSNTSCSVKDRSPAEIEESVTEDGEDRCPNQHEGPEGLDFLRKGECRADDIQHDTDRCKNPPDLQVDQITIFYSGKVNVSDGIPVDKQACSIMHLAASPIQFCQDEPSDENLPNANACQQPNSNVKLNLATPDAPSFQSMLADVEGQTNRQVSLRRYLDKRKDRGKFKMKRKIGTSSCPDMYLNHHLKSPVIIRQSSESNTSTTSQLGVPHTVIETKQNPLKNFGLSVDLNDKA, via the exons atgcttaaaTCGCTTCTGCTTGATTCTTCTTTGGCTTTCGCCGCTGTCAAAACCGCTAATTATGCTGTTACT GTGAATTCTAATACATCTTGCTCGGTAAAGGATCGAAGTCCAGCTGAAATAGAAGAGTCAGTGACAGAGGATGGGGAGGACAGATGTCCGAATCAGCACGAAGGGCCAGAAGGTTTGGACTTTTTGAGAAAAGGGGAGTGTCGTGCTGATGACATCCAACACGATACCGACAG ATGCAAAAATCCACCCGATTTACAAGTTGATCAAATAACAATTTTCTATAGTGGCAAGGTCAATGTTAGTGACGGAATCCCTGTTGATAAG CAGGCATGTTCGATAATGCATCTGGCAGCTAGCCCTATTCAGTTTTGTCAGGATGAGCCAAGTGATGAGAATCTTCCAAATGCGAACGCATGTCAACAACCTAATTCAAATGTTAAACTTAATTTGGCTACTCCAGATGCACCAAGTTTCCAGTCCATGCTAGCAG ATGTTGAAGGCCAGACAAACAGACAGGTCTCATTGCGGAGATACTTAGACAAGAGAAAAGATAG GGGGAAATTCAAGATGAAGAGGAAAATTGGAACTTCTTCTTGCCCGGACATGTACTTGAACCATCATCTGAAGTCACCAGTTATTATCAGACAGAGTTCTGAGAGCAATACTAGTACTACAAGCCAACTTGGGGTTCCACATACAGTAATTGAGACGAAGCAAAATCCTCTGAAGAATTTCGGTCTTTCTGTTGATCTGAACGACAAAG CTTAA
- the LOC141619204 gene encoding protein TIFY 4B isoform X4, giving the protein MNGGATATTTTSPAVKSILYKPVYDLTEDDISQLTREDCRRFLKEKGMRRPSWNKSQAIQQVISLKSLLDPSPAFAAVKTANYAVTVNSNTSCSVKDRSPAEIEESVTEDGEDRCPNQHEGPEGLDFLRKGECRADDIQHDTDRCKNPPDLQVDQITIFYSGKVNVSDGIPVDKACSIMHLAASPIQFCQDEPSDENLPNANACQQPNSNVKLNLATPDAPSFQSMLADVEGQTNRQVSLRRYLDKRKDRGKFKMKRKIGTSSCPDMYLNHHLKSPVIIRQSSESNTSTTSQLGVPHTVIETKQNPLKNFGLSVDLNDKG; this is encoded by the exons ATGAACGGCGGCGCCACCGCCACTACAACGACGTCGCCGGCCGTCAAATCCATCCTCTACAAACCGGTATACGATCTCACAGAAGACGACATTTCTCAACTCACTCGCGAAGATTGCCGTCGTTTTCTCAAAGAAAAAG GTATGAGACGACCTTCGTGGAACAAATCTCAGGCGATTCAACAAGTTATTTCTCTTAAATCGCTGCTTGATCCTTCTCCAGCTTTCGCCGCTGTCAAAACCGCTAATTATGCTGTTACT GTGAATTCTAATACATCTTGCTCGGTAAAGGATCGAAGTCCAGCTGAAATAGAAGAGTCAGTGACAGAGGATGGGGAGGACAGATGTCCGAATCAGCACGAAGGGCCAGAAGGTTTGGACTTTTTGAGAAAAGGGGAGTGTCGTGCTGATGACATCCAACACGATACCGACAG ATGCAAAAATCCACCCGATTTACAAGTTGATCAAATAACAATTTTCTATAGTGGCAAGGTCAATGTTAGTGACGGAATCCCTGTTGATAAG GCATGTTCGATAATGCATCTGGCAGCTAGCCCTATTCAGTTTTGTCAGGATGAGCCAAGTGATGAGAATCTTCCAAATGCGAACGCATGTCAACAACCTAATTCAAATGTTAAACTTAATTTGGCTACTCCAGATGCACCAAGTTTCCAGTCCATGCTAGCAG ATGTTGAAGGCCAGACAAACAGACAGGTCTCATTGCGGAGATACTTAGACAAGAGAAAAGATAG GGGGAAATTCAAGATGAAGAGGAAAATTGGAACTTCTTCTTGCCCGGACATGTACTTGAACCATCATCTGAAGTCACCAGTTATTATCAGACAGAGTTCTGAGAGCAATACTAGTACTACAAGCCAACTTGGGGTTCCACATACAGTAATTGAGACGAAGCAAAATCCTCTGAAGAATTTCGGTCTTTCTGTTGATCTGAACGACAAAGGTTAG
- the LOC141619204 gene encoding protein TIFY 4B isoform X2, whose product MNGGATATTTTSPAVKSILYKPVYDLTEDDISQLTREDCRRFLKEKGMRRPSWNKSQAIQQVISLKSLLDPSPAFAAVKTANYAVTVNSNTSCSVKDRSPAEIEESVTEDGEDRCPNQHEGPEGLDFLRKGECRADDIQHDTDRCKNPPDLQVDQITIFYSGKVNVSDGIPVDKQACSIMHLAASPIQFCQDEPSDENLPNANACQQPNSNVKLNLATPDAPSFQSMLADVEGQTNRQVSLRRYLDKRKDRGKFKMKRKIGTSSCPDMYLNHHLKSPVIIRQSSESNTSTTSQLGVPHTVIETKQNPLKNFGLSVDLNDKG is encoded by the exons ATGAACGGCGGCGCCACCGCCACTACAACGACGTCGCCGGCCGTCAAATCCATCCTCTACAAACCGGTATACGATCTCACAGAAGACGACATTTCTCAACTCACTCGCGAAGATTGCCGTCGTTTTCTCAAAGAAAAAG GTATGAGACGACCTTCGTGGAACAAATCTCAGGCGATTCAACAAGTTATTTCTCTTAAATCGCTGCTTGATCCTTCTCCAGCTTTCGCCGCTGTCAAAACCGCTAATTATGCTGTTACT GTGAATTCTAATACATCTTGCTCGGTAAAGGATCGAAGTCCAGCTGAAATAGAAGAGTCAGTGACAGAGGATGGGGAGGACAGATGTCCGAATCAGCACGAAGGGCCAGAAGGTTTGGACTTTTTGAGAAAAGGGGAGTGTCGTGCTGATGACATCCAACACGATACCGACAG ATGCAAAAATCCACCCGATTTACAAGTTGATCAAATAACAATTTTCTATAGTGGCAAGGTCAATGTTAGTGACGGAATCCCTGTTGATAAG CAGGCATGTTCGATAATGCATCTGGCAGCTAGCCCTATTCAGTTTTGTCAGGATGAGCCAAGTGATGAGAATCTTCCAAATGCGAACGCATGTCAACAACCTAATTCAAATGTTAAACTTAATTTGGCTACTCCAGATGCACCAAGTTTCCAGTCCATGCTAGCAG ATGTTGAAGGCCAGACAAACAGACAGGTCTCATTGCGGAGATACTTAGACAAGAGAAAAGATAG GGGGAAATTCAAGATGAAGAGGAAAATTGGAACTTCTTCTTGCCCGGACATGTACTTGAACCATCATCTGAAGTCACCAGTTATTATCAGACAGAGTTCTGAGAGCAATACTAGTACTACAAGCCAACTTGGGGTTCCACATACAGTAATTGAGACGAAGCAAAATCCTCTGAAGAATTTCGGTCTTTCTGTTGATCTGAACGACAAAGGTTAG